A stretch of the Vitis vinifera cultivar Pinot Noir 40024 chromosome 16, ASM3070453v1 genome encodes the following:
- the LOC100255280 gene encoding uncharacterized protein LOC100255280, with translation MLRVNMEMNLEEMKDEEAMECEVDCEKEVEDCGNRCCEMGEKSMTKDRAMMLELEIEKKKSEYELLQTKFRALEAEKAAIEDELRALKRRNEVKEHSTNTEDRNKVDCGREQGIEGIIDLTQENDEEEKIVEVMIENNVLELEKTRAESEVEAWKKKYEALESWALQLEKSLALRNRQHPLSGKAKLELGLLNVDSDEGIVTKEVNDTVKAKDGSDVGGGLDHLQTKVQMVHHDKPYSAAIHSSCKSPGTPSIDAQYKYLTHPKGEQKAIHLDDEVEYGRRVRKQLSFEEECSNKKMAPSTPAGAGPASVGVIHISDNDDEPDIMTIKMPTPEIQGINTVCVSADHASGITVDDGKEMTSENSLKKTISYQSDGEDLSGCKGNVPFVSTPKRKKRPNIVTSDSESDGGDDDDDKVPTRKFKRLHLGELICDPTSSHLNSCSTSATVSGVDCVRGALTPPKRRLMTLRECEKKGRAETNLASNLNARETENQSEILTNEDVEASETEEIGSDSEGESLGGFIINDSEVSGGDGAYNESEEESNGNVDFVDIISRIRRNSDKKSKWEFEADMLAAFGKDPELCMKAVCALYRQQTSEEKTVKETIYSNQRGFSQCDALRGTTLAEYLTDGDPQGDLKKSVKDLQQYHPKALELCRTLATHYSKQLFAIYQNKEDPFFLSS, from the exons ATGTTGAGGGTCAATATGGAGATGAATTTGGAGGAAATGAAAGATGAAGAAGCTATGGAATGTGAAGTTGATTGTGAGAAAGAGGTTGAAGATTGTGGAAATAGGTGCTGTGAAATGGGAGAGAAGAGTATGACTAAAGACAGGGCAATGATGTTGGAGTTGGAgattgagaagaagaagagtgaGTATGAGTTGCTTCAGACTAAATTTAGGGCACTAGAGGCCGAAAAGGCTGCCATCGAGGACGAGCTTAGGGCTTTGAAGAGAAGGAATGAAGTTAAAGAGCATAGTACTAATACTGAAGACAGGAACAAGGTAGATTGTGGAAGAGAACAGGGGATTGAAGGAATTATCGATTTGACGCAAGAGAATGATGAGGAAGAAAAGATTGTTGAGGTTATGATTGAGAATAATGTTTTGGAACTTGAGAAGACTAGAGCTGAAAGTGAGGTAGAGGCTTGGAAGAAGAAATATGAAGCATTGGAGTCATGGGCATTGCAGCTGGAAAAGAGTTTGGCCTTAAGGAACAGGCAACATCCACTGAGCGGAAAGGCAAAATTGGAGTTGGGCTTGTTAAATGTGGATTCTGATGAAGGAATTGTGACAAAGGAAGTTAATGACACAGTTAAGGCTAAGGATGGGTCTGATGTTGGAGGCGGCTTGGACCATCTGCAAACCAAAGTGCAAATGGTGCATCATGATAAACCCTATTCAGCTGCAATCCACTCTTCTTGCAAATCCCCTG GTACACCTTCTATTGATGCCCAGTACAAGTATTTGACACACCCTAAGGGAGAACAGAAAGCCATTCATTTAGATGATGAAGTGGAATATGGTCGTCGAGTTAGGAAACAATTGTCTTTTGAAGAGGAGTGCTCCAACAAAAAGATGGCTCCATCCACACCTGCTGGTGCAGGACCTGCTTCTgttggagtcattcatatcaGTGACAATGATGATGAACCAGATATTATGACTATCAAGATGCCTACTCCTGAGATACAGGGAATTAATACTGTTTGTGTTTCAGCTGATCATGCATCAGGAATAACTGTGGatgatggaaaagaaatgacatCTGAGAACAGTTTGAAGAAGACAATCTCATACCAGAGTGATGGGGAAGATTTAAGTGGCTGCAAGGGGAATGTCCCATTTGTTTCAACTCCCAAAAGAAAAAAGCGTCCTAATATAGTTACTAGTGATAGTGAGAGTGAtggtggtgatgatgatgatgataaagttCCAACTCGTAAATTCAAGAGGTTGCATCTAGGAGAGTTAATTTGTGATCCCACTAGTTCTCATTTGAATAGCTGCTCAACGAGTGCCACTGTTTCTGGGGTTGACTGTGTCAGGGGAGCTTTAACCCCTCCAAAACGGCGTCTAATGACTTTGAGAGAATGTGAGAAAAAAGGCAGGGCAGAAACAAATTTGGCAAGTAATTTGAATGCTAGAGAAACAGAAAATCAGTCAGAAATCCTTACCAATGAGGATGTTGAAGCTAGCGAAACGGAAGAGATAGGGTCAGATAGTGAGGGTGAAAGCTTGGGTGGATTTATTATCAATGACTCTGAAGTTTCTGGAGGTGATGGTGCTTATAATGAATCAGAAGAAGAATCAAATGGTAATGTGGACTTTGTTGACATTATATCTAGAATCCGAAGGAACAGTGATAAAAAGTCAAAGTGGGAGTTTGAGGCGgacatgcttgctgcttttggtAAGGATCCTGAATTGTGCATGAAGGCTGTATGTGCTCTCTATCGGCAGCAAACCTCAGAGGAGAAAACAGTTAAGGAAACAATATACTCCAACCAGAGAGGGTTTAGTCAATGTGATGCGCTAAG GGGCACTACCTTGGCAGAATATCTCACTGATGGAGACCCACAAGGTGATCTAAAGAAATCGGTCAAGGATCTGCAACAATATCATCCGAAGGCACTTGAATTGTGCAGAACACTGGCAACCCACTACTCCAAGCAATTGTTTGCTATCTACCAGAACAAAGAGGatcctttctttctctcttcctGA
- the LOC100244982 gene encoding uncharacterized protein LOC100244982 gives MERKQWKKAETAPKDLMGLVFSWSLKDILNKNLYKNKVKMIPDTFLSVSHYLTSFIYPLIEETHADLLSSMTMVSQAPLCEILSVETTKDYEPPTNLKYKITLKVIRNNGNDAEIYEPETGDLIALTDVRPKCISDLNRPKISYTVASVVAKPVRDPDEPPPEEDTCIVLSSKPIEFEQNMETNKKRKTLFAVFLINMITNNRIWAALNIGPDLGNKSIIQKVLQPDSLAGEECALCSSDSVSNSEPMVSSFDLNDSQKAAVLSCIAARECHHQNSIKQIWGPPGTGKTKTVATLLFALYRMKCRTVTCAPTNIAVLTVTERLVGLVRDSNEYGTYGLGDILLFGNGKRMKIDDHRDLHDVFLDFRVKILANCFSPRSGWKHSLESMICLLEDPKEMYSTYLRERMNQGKGVQTNQEKEEDIQSQSFNKDGRKNKKSWMRKDIERTLKNSKKGKGKKQQDKNSEGATDGSCDKLLTLEEFFKKKFYDIVNNLKFCIPKLRTHLPTSLIPLEVAKNMIGAHRLLESFITLFQNVSVESKGLKEVIEKIGDAGKSVDRFCKFHKTRRKFLEILRCLRQAIEVPNTTDHYRIKSFCLQNATLLFCTASSSAKIPVGGKPIELLVIDEAAQLKECESAIPLQISGIRHAILIGDELQLPAMVKSKISEEAKFGRSLFQRLVLLGHRKHLLNLQYRMHPSISLFPNREFYDNLILDAPNVKERKYERSYLHGNMYGSYSFINVAYGKEEFDYRYSTRNMVEVVVVSEMVATLAKATKGRKQRVSVGIISPYKAQVYAIQDRLGKKYTSSADGKFSVSVRSVDGFQGGEEDIIIISTVRCNLKGSVGFISNRQRTNVALTRARYCLWIFGNGPTLEHSGTVWGKLVNDAKDRGCFHNAEEDNNLARAITTSLVELGELHLLQKQDSLLFRKARWKVHFSDDFWKSMVRIKSVEIHNKVFCLLEKLSSGWRRPDNEANPNTINGTCLQLLELYKVTKILNLVWSVEILKEDSNYIQVLKVWDILPMERTPKQAARLENLFGNKRVIDMDHCKFKCVEGNLEVPMTWPADDEPEQSLSSFKSLSLQS, from the exons ATGGAGAGGAAGCAATGGAAGAAGGCTGAAACTGCACCCAAAGATTTGATGGGTTTGGTATTTTCTTGGTCTCTGAAAGATATACTCAACAAAAATCTTTACAAAAACAAG GTGAAAATGATCCCTGATACGTTCTTGTCTGTGTCTCATTACTTGACATCATTCATTTACCCGCTTATCGAGGAAACGCATGCTGATTTATTGTCAAGCATGACAATGGTTTCTCAAGCTCCCCTATGTGAAATACTCTCTGTTGAAACAACTAAAGATTATGAACCTCCCACAAACTTGAAGTACAAGATTACACTGAAGGTAATAAGGAATAATGGAAATGATGCAGAAATATATGAACCTGAGACTGGGGATCTGATTGCATTGACAGATGTAAGACCAAAATGCATCAGTGATTTAAACAGGCCTAAGATATCTTATACTGTTGCTTCAGTTGTAGCAAAGCCAGTAAGAGACCCTGATGAACCGCCACCAGAGGAAGACACTTGTATAGTGCTCTCATCAAAGCCCATTGAGTTTGAGCAAAACATGGAGACAAATAAGAAGAGGAAAACTCTTTTTGCTGTTTTCCTAATAAATATGATAACTAATAATCGTATATGGGCAGCATTGAATATAGGTCCAGACCTGGGCAACAAGAGTATTATTCAGAAAGTGCTGCAACCTGATTCCTTG GCTGGGGAAGAATGTGCCCTCTGCAGCTCTGATTCAGTATCAAACTCGGAGCCCATGGTCAGTTCTTTTGATCTAAATGACTCTCAAAAGGCTGCAGTGCTAAGCTGTATCGCTGCAAGGGAGTGTCATCATCAGAATAGTATCAAACAAATATGGGGGCCTCCTGGGACTGGGAAAACAAAGACGGTTGCTACATTACTATTTGCACTCTATAGGATGAAATGCAGAACAGTAACATGTGCTCCTACTAATATTGCAGTGTTAACAGTTACAGAGAGGCTGGTGGGTTTGGTTAGAGATTCAAATGAATATGGCACTTATGGACTGGGAGATATACTTCTATTTGGGAATGGTAAGCGAATGAAGATTGATGATCATCGTGACCTACACGATGTCTTTCTTGATTTCCGTGTTAAAATTCTAGCAAACTGTTTTTCCCCACGTTCTGGGTGGAAGCATTCTTTAGAATCTATGATATGTTTGCTTGAAGACCCTAAGGAAATGTATTCTACCTACTTGAGAGAGAGGATGAACCAGGGAAAGGGAGTTCAAACCAATCAAGAGAAAGAGGAGGACATCCAGTCTCAATCCTTCAACAAAGACGgaagaaagaacaagaaaagTTGGATGAGGAAAGATATTGAACGAACTTTAAAAAATAGCaagaaagggaaagggaaaaaacAGCAAGACAAGAATAGCGAAGGAGCAACTGATGGAAGTTGTGATAAACTTCTCACATTGGAAGAGTTCTTCAAGAAAAAATTTTATGACATTGTAAATAATCTGAAATTTTGCATTCCAAAATTGCGTACCCACTTACCAACTTCTCTCATTCCTTTAGAAGTAGCAAAAAATATGATTGGAGCTCACAGATTGCTAGAATCTTTCATAACTTTGTTCCAAAATGTTTCTGTTGAAAGTAAAGGGTTGAAGGAAGTCATCGAAAAAATTGGAGATGCAGGAAAAAGTGTTGATCGCTTCTGTAAATTCCATAAGACCAGAAGAAAGTTCCTTGAAATACTCAGATGCCTTCGCCAAGCAATTGAAGTTCCAAATACTACTGATCATTATCGGATCAAAAGTTTTTGTTTACAGAATGCGACCTTGCTTTTCTGCACTGCATCAAGCTCAGCAAAAATTCCAGTAGGTGGGAAACCCATTGAATTGTTGGTTATTGATGAAGCTGCTCAGCTAAAGGAATGTGAGTCAGCCATCCCTCTACAAATTTCCGGTATCCGCCATGCCATTCTCATAGGGGATGAGTTGCAACTACCGGCAATGGTTAAGAGCAAG ATTTCTGAGGAGGCCAAATTTGGAAGAAGTTTGTTCCAGAGGCTGGTATTGTTAGGACACAGAAAGCACCTTCTCAATCTCCAGTACAGAATGCATCCATCCATAAGCTTGTTTCCAAATAGAGAGTTCTATGACAATCTGATTTTGGATGCTCCCAATGTCAAggagagaaaatatgaaagGTCTTACCTGCATGGAAACATGTATGGTAGCTACTCCTTTATAAACGTAGCCTATGGAAAAGAGGAATTTGATTACAGGTATAGCACAAGAAACATGGTGGAGGTAGTTGTGGTCTCTGAGATGGTTGCAACCCTTGCTAAAG CAACCAAGGGCAGGAAACAGAGGGTAAGTGTTGGTATCATATCACCATACAAGGCTCAAGTTTATGCAATTCAAGATAGACTGGGAAAGAAATACACATCAAGTGCAGATGGTAAATTCTCTGTGAGTGTTCGTTCTGTTGATGGGTTTCAAGGGGGTGAGGAGGATATCATTATTATCTCCACTGTCAGATGTAATTTGAAAGGTTCAGTGGGATTCATTTCTAATCGTCAACGCACAAATGTGGCTCTAACCCGAGCAAG GTATTGCCTTTGGATATTTGGAAATGGTCCAACTCTAGAACACAGTGGTACTGTTTGGGGGAAACTAGTCAATGATGCCAAAGATCGGGGGTGTTTCCATAATGCTGAAGAGGACAATAACTTAGCTCGGGCTATCACTACATCCTTGGTTGAACTTGGCGAGCTTCATCTTTTACAGAAGCAAGATTCATTACTCTTCAGGAAGGCAAGATGGAAG GTTCACTTCTCAGATGATTTTTGGAAATCCATGGTAAGAATTAAGAGTGTCGAGATTCATAACAAGGTGTTTTGTCTATTGGAGAAGCTTTCAAGTGGTTGGCGTCGACCCGACAATGAGGCAAACCCTAACACCATCAATGGGACTTGTTTGCAACTGTTGGAGCTGTACAAGGTCACTAAAATACTCAATCTAGTTTGGAGTGTAGAGATTCTCAAGGAAGATTCAAACTACATCCAGGTTTTGAAGGTTTGGGACATTTTGCCAATGGAAAGAACACCAAAACAAGCAGCGCGTCTAGAGAACTTGTTTGGGAACAAACGAGTGATTGATATGGACCACTGCAAATTCAAATGTGTAGAAGG GAATCTTGAAGTTCCTATGACATGGCCAGCGGATGATGAACCAGAACAGTCGTTGAGTTCATTTAAATCACTCAGTCTTCAGAGTTGA
- the LOC100267290 gene encoding uncharacterized protein LOC100267290: MERMQGRKAENADRSLVDLVFSWSLRDVLYKDLHRNKVRKIPDTFLSTSHYLTSFINPLIEETHADLSSSMTTLARAPICEVLSVKISKDFKPPRDLFYEISLKRLRDTANEAGIYEPEKGDLIAFTDVRPKSISDLDRPKRPYVIALVQGPLGETSNKLPILSSKLIECFEQRMAMDHKRETEADKKKETLFAVFLTNMTTNIRIWTALHLGQERGNMSLIQKVLQSDSSAENTCTLCFSNPASVWDPITCPFNLNDSQQAAVSSCIAARKCDHQNSVKLIWGPPGTGKTKTVGTLLFVLFRMKCRTVTCAPTNIAVIEVTTRLVRLVRESIECGSYGLGDIVLFGNGERMKIDKHDDLLDVFLNFRINILARCFAPLSGWKHSIESMISLLEDPEEMYDKYLKERGEKDDEDDDEGEEEEEEEEEGILRDEKLEINREREGKIHPQYFKDVKEKKIWRNIINQTLKKNKKKQQESVSSQENDQLKDDKGENEDELAQKKNNKMVASGKNDGLLTFQEFVKKRIDSTGEKLKFCIINLYTHLPTSFISIEVAKNMIKALGLLESIATLLHSSTVSFKRLKENICEFEDVGKAVDQFSKLHRNRQECLQILKCLHQTLPVPTIFLYDEIKNFCLCNASLIFCTASSSAKLHMAGMKPFELLVIDEAAQLKECESAIPLQLAGLRHAILVGDELQLPAMVKSKISTSAEFGRSLFERLVSLGHRKHLLNLQYRMHPSISLFPNQEFYNNKISDAPNVKERSYKRCFLQGDMYGSYSFINVAYGNEEQSNSHSTRNMVEVVAVSEIVAKLFKESVANKQKVSVGVISPYNAQVFAIQEKLGKTYSTSTHSDFSVSVRSVDGFQGGEEDVIIISTVRSNLNGKVGFLSNRQRANVALTRARHCLWILGNGPTLANSGTIWTKLVSNAKARGCFYNAEDDKNLAQAIATSLVEHGYFHLLQNMDSLLFREARWKVCFSDDFWKSLAKIKRTEINKEVLRLLEKLSSGWRSPNNEKIPNAITGTCSELFQQYKVNGLLDLVWTTDIFKENSNCTQVLKVWDILPRSETSKLARRLETLLGNYTVNDMNRCKVKCIEGNLEVPMRWPGNMNDTGKSLLLGDDPGELLSRSIASLRIWDESD; encoded by the exons ATGGAGAGGATGCAAGGAAGGAAGGCAGAGAATGCAGACAGAAGCTTGGTAGATTTGGTGTTTTCCTGGTCTCTAAGAGATGTACTTTACAAAGATCTTCACAGAAATAAG GTCAGGAAGATCCCAGATACATTCTTGTCAACATCTCATTACTTGACATCATTCATTAACCCACTTATTGAGGAAACACATGCTGATTTGTCTTCAAGTATGACTACATTGGCCCGGGCACCTATATGTGAAGTGCTCTCGGTCAAAATATCCAAAGATTTTAAGCCTCCTAGAGACTTGTTCTACGAAATTTCATTGAAGAGACTGAGGGATACTGCAAATGAAGCAGGAATATATGAACCTGAGAAAGGAGATCTCATTGCATTTACAGATGTAAGACCAAAATCCATTAGTGATTTAGACAGGCCTAAGAGACCATATGTTATTGCTTTAGTGCAGGGACCACTGGGTGAAACTTCTAACAAGCTTCCAATACTCTCTTCAAAACTCATAGAGTGCTTTGAACAAAGGATGGCGATGGATCATAAGAGAGAAACAGAGGCGGATAAGAAGAAAGAAACTCTTTTTGCTGTTTTTCTAACAAATATGACAACGAATATTCGTATATGGACGGCATTGCATTTGGGTCAGGAAAGGGGCAACATGAGTTTAATTCAGAAAGTGCTGCAATCTGATTCTTCT GCTGAGAACACATGTACTCTCTGCTTCTCCAACCCTGCATCAGTTTGGGACCCCATAACCTGTCCTTTTAATCTAAATGACTCTCAACAAGCTGCTGTTTCAAGCTGCATTGCAGCAAGGAAGTGTGATCATCAAAATAGCGTAAAACTAATATGGGGGCCTCCTGGGACTGGAAAAACAAAGACAGTCGGTACATTATTGTTTGTGCTCTTTAGGATGAAATGCAGGACAGTTACATGTGCCCCAACTAATATTGCAGTGATAGAAGTCACAACACGGCTGGTGAGGTTGGTTAGAGAGTCAATAGAATGTGGCAGTTATGGACTGGGAGATATAGTTCTATTTGGGAATGGAGAAAGAATGAAGATCGATAAGCATGATGACCTTCTTGATGTCTTTCTTAATTTCCGTATCAATATTCTGGCCAGGTGTTTTGCTCCTCTTTCTGGTTGGAAACATTCTATAGAAAGTATGATAAGTTTGCTTGAAGACCCTGAAGAAATGTACGATAAGTATCTGAAGGAAAGAGGAGAgaaagatgatgaagatgatgatgagggagaggaggaggaggaggaggaggaggagggaaTTCTCAGAGATGAAAAGCTAGAAATCAATcgagaaagagaaggaaagatCCATCCACAATATTTCAAAGatgtgaaggaaaagaaaatttggaggaatattattaatcaaaccttgaaaaagaacaagaaaaaacagCAGGAGAGTGTATCTTCTCAGGAGAATGACCAATTGAAAGATGATAAAGGAGAGAATGAGGATGAGCTCGCCCAaaaaaagaacaacaaaatggTAGCCAGTGGAAAGAATGATGGTTTGTTAACATTCCAAGAGTTTGTAAAGAAAAGAATTGATTCCACTGGAGAGAAACTTAAGTTTTGTATCATCAATTTGTATACCCACTTACCAACTTCATTCATTTCTATAGAAGTTGCAAAGAACATGATCAAAGCCCTTGGTTTACTAGAATCCATTGCAACTTTGCTGCATAGTAGTACTGTCTCCTTCAAGCGGTTGAAGGAAAACATCTGTGAATTTGAAGATGTAGGAAAAGCAGTTGATCAATTTTCCAAATTGCACCGGAACAGACAAGAGTGCCTTCAAATACTCAAATGCCTTCATCAGACACTCCCTGTTCCAACTATTTTCTTATATGATGAAATAAAGAACTTTTGCTTGTGCAATGCAAGCTTGATTTTCTGCACTGCTTCTAGCTCAGCAAAATTACACATGGCAGGAATGAAGCCCTTTGAATTATTGGTTATTGATGAAGCTGCTCAGCTTAAAGAATGTGAGTCAGCCATTCCTCTACAACTTGCTGGTCTCCGCCATGCCATTCTTGTAGGGGATGAGCTGCAACTACCAGCAATGGTTAAAAGCAAG ATTTCTACAAGTGCTGAATTTGGAAGAAGTTTGTTTGAGAGACTGGTATCATTGGGACACAGGAAGCACCTTCTCAATCTTCAGTATAGAATGCATCCATCTATTAGCTTATTTCCAAATCAGGAATTCTACAACAATAAGATTTCAGATGCTCCCAATGTCAAAGAAAGAAGCTACAAGAGGTGTTTCCTTCAGGGAGACATGTATGGTAGCTACTCTTTTATTAATGTAGCCTATGGAAACGAGGAACAAAGTAACAGCCATAGCACTAGAAACATGGTGGAGGTAGTGGCAGTCTCAGAGATAGTTGCAAAGCTTTTCAAAG AATCTGTTGCCAACAAACAGAAGGTTAGTGTTGGTGTTATATCTCCATACAATGCTCAAGTTTTTGCCATTCAAGAAAAACTTGGAAAGACATACAGTACAAGTACACACAGTGACTTCTCTGTGAGTGTTCGTTCTGTTGATGGGTTTCAAGGTGGAGAGGAGGATGTCATTATCATCTCAACCGTAAGAAGTAATTTGAATGGAAAAGTAGGTTTTCTTTCCAATCGGCAAAGAGCAAATGTGGCTCTGACCCGAGCAAG GCATTGCCTCTGGATATTAGGGAATGGTCCAACTTTAGCAAACAGTGGCACTATATGGACAAAATTGGTCAGCAATGCCAAAGCTCGTGGGTGTTTCTATAATGCTGAAGATGACAAGAACTTGGCTCAGGCTATTGCCACATCCTTGGTCGAGCATGGCTATTTTCATCTTTTACAGAATATGGATTCATTACTATTTAGGGAAGCAAGATGGAAA GTCTGTTTCAGCGACGATTTTTGGAAGTCCCTGGCTAAAATTAAGAGGACAGAGATTAACAAGGAAGTGCTCCGTCTACTGGAGAAGCTTTCAAGCGGATGGCGTAGTCCTAACAATGAGAAAATTCCCAATGCCATAACCGGGACTTGTTCTGAGCTTTTCCAGCAGTACAAGGTCAATGGGCTACTCGATCTAGTTTGGACTACAGACATTTTCAAGGAAAATTCAAACTGCACCCAAGTTTTGAAGGTTTGGGACATTCTACCACGGTCTGAAACATCAAAACTAGCTAGGCGTCTAGAAACCTTGCTTGGGAACTATACAGTGAATGACATGAATCGCTGCAAAGTCAAATGCATAGAAGG GAATTTAGAAGTTCCTATGAGATGGCCAGGGAACATGAACGACACTGGGAAGAGTCTCCTCCTTGGAGATGATCCAGGAGAGTTGCTGTCCAGGTCAATTGCATCACTCAGGATATGGGATGAATCAGATTGA